Proteins encoded within one genomic window of Malassezia restricta chromosome VII, complete sequence:
- a CDS encoding Mus7/MMS22 family protein — MPRGDDVAVVGTSDDEEAVGWTSDAESGELVPTHRSSKQWTLFHTRPRRRLWHAQVCRDAEQPAPRHHLRTRKLSQIHPYTVEALRYRRELYANDWQDAVVSQREWRHWRIPERSTDDLGSWTAQDERSSSPSLIESLPERAPTSPARASSAPPSPAPTSPARASPAPPSPTSSEDSTDYERRFRVLKRMMPAHMARACIDDLRAMRHGDVDSDAVTDRARSPSPPHELQPGESRRRIRAHDGPPAPLLSDASSSEEDVHEPSLTLHDSDLRWWAVPKRAASPVREGDVIDRMLARTETRKPRRPRRKGFGQSSRRAAASRPHRSQRVAVPAWIQASEPREPPPRFHGLPTKRADLGAHARLPYIPGPHSTLSVAQEVRTTVPMSTATRPRPVSRRGPMPMPSAPPHTIPKEWERAPPEWHDELQELLAWDGVRHIQWDFGITSPPVGLSFAPDTDLARGRLHELLHLAPATSEPPPLCVYERTLHVWMSWEEVASALLGLSLDDHRSTRDLLHFLGLWLTWQASLAHTAQPIALTTFDAQVACDALCAWAQDWLDQPCSPDLVLRLLWFRICILWRAMHTGTTTVTHVTVLEATYPLLLRLLSMGVAHIADALTAAGAVDDPTAEMWVCIIHLLHAMDDQAFWDVWDPAWAEWLSLTRSSPLVACERTWYALFVVCALSHFHASTGMAGHTSYLRAHWPAVQRLVSRIKLRFDERVERAAPRVLLQRRDAYIHLLLRRCFLLCTRWSWSLEHADAILNHWFDVFNAHRLADLPTETDHDFAPFLRRFDVSLLYAEPSGTAYHQFLQLLGRASHVLSMADDAQRRLARLFSRMTPVRVMAFTHDNPPISSEFAMLFNHYSLVMLFLYFEPPSALQRLRQIRSFLAFSRADRSSQIACIRAVVYAGVLFRHHGLDIQPIVVWLVDVLHSLQASMHQDRDTSELFSVRRADQTMREASRMMAVLIRSVHHLVTHASMKSDPSTPYPPLGLLHPAWTDQLIRSGDMAPEVANEVLGLIRVYLDTRAASVWPHVSVAADDDDEFDDAWWTDPGLAALLGEDPQPPIDTQLAEQLHTHLSPALFQWLMTGEPSTPRSISPLERLMARAEEDERYAMVVDNWASCAHVLVYHRRRAWHAYLTLGNESWKRLSHPIRKRDVAVRFVVRMAHLDEAAFVEHVSECIAIWFQCMAACHVTMQPALTRLLARHADVFRGVWVEDDADAYRERRAAVLQQVLTQMQAAYAPSQGFVIQCVSALLSSIRAYAEHVHDEAYWSWCHATLHAVSTYADDRLLRGIRTELHATLSYLATPRSSHHGAIP, encoded by the coding sequence ATGCCGCGTGGTGATGACGTAGCGGTCGTCGGTACATCggatgacgaagaagcgGTGGGATGGACGAGCGATGCTGAGAGCGGCGAGCTCGTGCCCACGCACCGCAGCTCCAAGCAATGGACCCTGTTCCACACccggcctcggcggcgcctgtggcATGCCCAGGTCTGCCGCGACGCGGAGCAGCCAGCTCCGCGTCACCACTTGCGCACGCGAAAACTCTCCCAAATTCATCCTTACACCGTCGAAGCTCTGCGCTACCGCCGCGAATTGTATGCCAACGACTGGCAAGATGCCGTCGTGTCTCAGCGTGAATGGCGACATTGGCGCATCCCCGAGCGCAGCACGGACGATCTCGGCTCGTGGACCGCCCAGGACGAGCGCTCCtcgtcgccatcgctgATCGAGAGTCTGCCTGAGCGAGCACCCACCTCGCCtgcacgcgcctcgtctGCGCCCCCCTCACCCGCGCCCACTTCAccagcacgcgcctcgccaGCGCCTCCTTCGCCGACATCCTCCGAAGACAGCACAGACTATGAACGACGATTCCGCGTCCTCAAGCGCATGATGCCGGCTCACATGGCCCGTgcatgcatcgacgaccTTCGCGCTATGCGACACGGCGACGTCGATAGCGACGCAGTGACGGACCGCGCCCGATCCCCGTCACCGCCTCACGAGCTCCAGCCTGGCGAGTCACGCCGACGTATCCGAGCGCATGACGGCCCGCCTGCCCCGCTTCTTAGTGatgcctcgtccagcgaaGAGGACGTGCATGAACCATCGCTGACGCTCCATGACTCGGATCTGCGATGGTGGGCCGTGCCCAAacgcgccgcctcgcctGTCCGTGAAGGCGATGTCATCGACCGCATGCTCGCGCGCACGGAAACACGAAAGCCACGGCGGCCCCGTCGCAAAGGATTCGGACAGTCGTCtaggcgcgccgctgcctccCGCCCTCATCGCTCACAACGTGTCGCTGTGCCCGCATGGATCCAGGCATCCGAGCCAAGggagccgccgccgcgcttcCATGGACTGCCTACGAAGCGCGCCGATCTCggtgcacacgcacgacTGCCCTACATTCCCGGTCCGCACAGCACGCTCAGTGTGGCTCAGGAGGTCCGGACGACCGTGCCCATGTcgacagcgacgcgcccaAGACCGGTGTCACGGCGCGGACCGATGCCGATGCCttctgcgccgcctcatACCATCCCGAAGGAGTGGGAGCGTGCCCCACCGGAGTGGCACGATGagctgcaagagctgctggcTTGGGATGGTGTGCGCCATATTCAGTGGGACTTTGGCATCACGTCCCCCCCGGTTGGCTTGAGCTTTGCACCCGACACCGACCTCGCTCGTGGACGCTTACACGAACTACTGCACTTGGCCCCCGCCACCTCTGAGCCTCCCCCGCTCTGTGTGTatgagcgcacgctgcatgtATGGATGAGCTGGGAAGAAGTCGCCTCCGCCCTCTTGGGCCTCTCGCTCGACGACCATCGCTCGACGCGAGACCTGCTTCACTTTTTGGGCCTATGGCTCACATGGCAGGCTTCGCTGGCTCATACGGCGCAGCCCATCGCCTTGACGACATTCGATGCACAGGTAGCTTGCGACGCTCTTTGCGCGTGGGCCCAAGACTGGCTGGACCAGCCATGCTCGCCCGACCTCGTGCTTCGCCTCTTGTGGTTCCGCATATGCATCCTctggcgcgccatgcacacCGGCACAACGACCGTCACCCACGTCACGGTGCTCGAGGCAACATACCCGCTCCTTCTTCGCCTCCTCTCGATGGGCGTGGCCCATATCGCCGACGCCCTcaccgccgccggcgccgtggacgATCCCACCGCCGAAATGTGGGTGTGTATCATCCATCTCCTCCACGCCATGGATGACCAGGCGTTTTGGGATGTGTGGGACCCCGCGTGGGCAGAGTGGCTCAGTTTGACGCGGTCATCGCCCCTGGTAGCCTGCGAACGAACATGGTACGCACTCTTTGTCGTATGCGCGCTCTCGCACTTTCACGCTTCCACAGGCATGGCCGGCCACACGTCGTACCTGCGTGCCCACTGGCCAGCGGTGCAGCGACTCGTGTCGCGTATCAAGCTGCGCTTTGACGAGCGCGTAgagcgcgcagcgcctcgcgtgcTCTTGCAAAGACGCGATGCGTATATTCACCTGCTCCTGCGTCGCTGTTTCTTGCTGTGTACGCGCTGGTCTTGGTCTCTCGAGCACGCAGATGCGATCCTCAACCACTGGTTTGATGTGTTCAATGCTCACCGGCTCGCCGACCTGCCGACTGAGACAGACCACGACTTTGCACCGTTTCTTCGCCGCTTTGATGTGTCGCTGCTGTACGCGGAGcccagcggcacggccTATCACCAGTTTCTCCAGCTGCTGGGACGTGCGAGCCACGTTCTCTCTATGGCCGATGACGCACAGCGTcgcttggcgcgcttgTTTTCGCGCATGACGCCCGTCCGTGTCATGGCCTTCACGCACGACAACCCACCGATCTCCTCCGAGTTTGCGATGCTCTTCAATCACTACTCGCTCGTGATGCTGTTTCTCTACTTTGAGCCGCCATCGGCTTTGCAGCGGCTGCGTCAGATTCGCTCCTTCTTAGCCTTTTCGCGAGCGGACAGGTCCAGCCAAATTGCCTGTATTCGAGCTGTCGTGTACGCCGGCGTGCTCTTTCGGCATCACGGACTCGATATCCAGCCTATCGTGGTGTGGCTGGTAGATGTCCTGCACTCACTTCAGGCATCCATGCACCAGGACCGCGATACATCCGAGCTGTTTTCggtgcgacgtgccgacCAAACGATGCGCGAAGCCTCGCGCATGATGGCTGTCCTAATCCGCTCCGTCCACCACCTCGTCACGCACGCGTCGATGAAGTCGGACCCGTCCACGCCCTACCCTCCGCTGGGCCTACTGCATCCCGCCTGGACCGACCAGCTCATACGGTCAGGCGATATGGCGCCCGAAGTCGCCAACGAAGTGCTCGGCTTGATCCGTGTATacctcgacacgcgcgctgcgaGCGTGTGGCCACATGTATccgtcgccgccgacgacgacgacgaatTCGACGACGCATGGTGGACGGATCCAGGCTTGGCTGCCCTCCTCGGCGAGGATCCGCAGCCGCCCATCGATACCCAGCTGGCTGAGCAATTGCACACACACTTGTCGCCCGCCTTGTTCCAATGGCTCATGACGGGTGAgccatcgacgccgcgctccaTCTCGCCCTTGGAGCGCCTCATGGCGCGGGCggaagaggacgagcgCTACGCCATGGTCGTCGACAACTGGGCGTCTTgtgcgcatgtgctcgtATACcaccgccgacgcgcttggcacgcttATCTCACGCTGGGCAACGAATCCTGGAAGCGCCTGAGCCATCCGATCCGCAAGCGCGACGTGGCTGtgcgcttcgtcgtgcgcatggcccacTTGGACGAAGCCGCCTTTGTGGAGCATGTGAGCGAATGCATCGCCATCTGGTTCCAGTGCATGGCTGCCTGTCACGTCACGATGCAGCCCGCTCTGACGCGCCTTTTGGCGCGACACGCCGACGTGTTCCGCGGTGTCTGGGTGGAAGATGATGCCGATGCGTATCGGGAACGACGTGccgctgtgctgcagcaggtcCTCACACAGATGCAGGCGGCGTATGCCCCCTCCCAAGGCTTTGTGATCCAGTGCGTGTCTGCCCTGCTGTCGTCTATACGGGCGTACGCGGAGCATGTTCATGACGAGGCCTACTGGTCGTGGTGTCACGCGACACTGCACGCCGTCTCGACGTATGCGGATGACCGCCTCTTGCGGGGGATACGGACGGAATTACACGCGACACTCTCCTACCTAGCaacgccgcgctcgtcacACCACGGAGCCATACCCTGA